From Trichomycterus rosablanca isolate fTriRos1 chromosome 27, fTriRos1.hap1, whole genome shotgun sequence, a single genomic window includes:
- the spg7 gene encoding paraplegin, with product MAAVLLQHGSRYSKYINRERLWSLSFRGKGSDFRTDRKLFNTRISRSPTCVRCPGSPCVQQFKSGLHTGITQQILNRPLTLTFPGLSKSIFKNNLNSDPAALWRILAGGINYFSTSSKRQQKKDGSKGRSPKEEEEEKKRREQEDQMYKERLRTLFIIAVIMSLLNSFTASGGTISWNDFVNEMLAKGEVSRVQVVPESEIVEIYLHPGAVIFGRPRLSLMYRMQVANIDKFEEKLRAAENELNIDSKDRIPVSYKRTGFFGNALYALGMAAVGVGILWYIFRLAGMGGREGGFSAFNQLKMAKFTIVDGKSGKGVSFKDVAGMHEAKMEVKEFVDYLKNPDRYLQLGAKVPKGALLLGPPGCGKTLLGKAVATEAQVPFLAMAGSEFVEVIGGLGAARVRSLFKEARARAPCIVYIDEIDAVGKKRSTNMSGFSNTEEEQTLNQLLVEMDGMGTTDHVIVLASTNRADILDNALMRPGRLDRHIFIDLPTLQERKEIFEQHLKILKLSQPAEFYSLRLAELTPGFSGADIANICNEAALHAAREGYKSIDTFNFEYAVERVIAGSVKKSKILSKEEQRVVAFHESGHALVGWLLEHTEAVMKVSIAPRTNAALGFAQILPRDQYLFTKEQLFERMCMALGGRASEAITFNKVTTGAQDDLRKVTRVAYAMVKQYGMVPSVGQVSFPDAEEQVGIGRRPFSQGLQHMMDHEAKMIIARAYRHTEKLLLDNKDKLVLLANTLLEREVINYDDMVALLGPPPHGPKKMIAPQSWIEAEKDKQDTEEEEPRRPPRAPGKDEEEEDVNLGPA from the exons ATGGCGGCGGTCCTGCTACAACATGGAAGTCGCTACAGTAAATACATTAATAGAGAGCGTTTGTGGTCTCTGTCCTTCCGTGGTAAAGGTTCAGATTTCAGGACGGACAGGAAACTTTTCAATACTCGGATATCAAGAAGTCCGACATGTGTCAGATGTCCAGGGTCGCCGTGTGTCCAGCAGTTCAAGTCAGGTCTACACACAGGAATCACTCAG CAAATCCTAAACAGACCCCTGACTCTGACGTTTCCTGGGCTGAGCAAATCAATCTTCAAAAATAATCTAAACAGTGACCCAGCAGCATTGTGGAGAATTCTTG CAGGTGGTATAAATTATTTCAGCACATCATCTAAAAGACAACAGAAGAAAGATGGATCAAAAGGGAGGTCACCTAAAGAAGAGGAAG AGGAGAAGAAGCGACGTGAACAGGAAGACCAGATGTATAAGGAGCGACTGCGTACTCTCTTCATTATAGCCGTGATTATGAGCCTGCTGAACTCCTTCACTGCCAGCGGAGGAACCATCTCCTGGAATGACTTTGTGAACGAGATGCTGGCTAAAGGCGAGGTGTCCCGGGTGCAGGTGGTGCCAGAGAGCGAGATCGTTGAGATCTACCTTCATCCTGGAGCTGTGATCTTCGGAAGACCG AGGCTTTCTCTGATGTACCGGATGCAGGTGGCCAACATTGATAAGTTTGAGGAGAAGCTGCGTGCTGCAGAGAATGAGCTCAATATCGACTCTAAGGACAGAATACCGGTGTCCTACAAGCGTACAGGCTTCTTTGGAAA TGCTCTCTACGCTCTTGGCATGGCTGCTGTGGGTGTTGGGATCCTGTGGTACATTTTCCGCCTGGCAGGAATGGGTGGAAGAGAAGGTGGATTCAGTGCTTTT AACCAGTTAAAAATGGCAAAGTTCACTATTGTTGATGGGAAATCAGGAAAAGGCGTGAGCTTTAAAGATGTAGCAGGGATGCACGAGGCCAAGATGGAGGTGAAGGAGTTTGTGGACTACCTAAAg AATCCTGACAGATACCTGCAGCTGGGGGCGAAAGTACCCAAAGGTGCACTGTTACTTGGGCCACCTGGCTGTGGCAAAACCTTGCTGGGTAAAGCAGTAGCGACCGAGGCGCAGGTGCCCTTCCTCGCCATGGCAGGCTCTGAGTTTGTGGAGGTGATTGGAG GCCTTGGTGCTGCGAGGGTACGGAGTCTGTTTAAAGAGGCACGGGCGCGCGCACCCTGTATCGTCTATATCGACGAGATCGATGCTGTCGGCAAGAAACGATCTACCAACATGTCGGGTTTCAGCAACACGGAGGAGGAGCAGACGCTCAACCAGCTGCTGGTAGAAATGGACG gaatgGGTACCACTGATCATGTGATCGTCTTAGCGTCCACCAACAGAGCGGACATTTTGGACAACGCACTGATGAGACCAGGCAGGCTGGATAGACACATATTTATTGACCTACCTACTCTACAg GAGAGAAAGGAGATCTTTGAGCAGCACTTGAAAATCCTGAAACTTTCCCAACCTGCTGAGTTCTACTCCCTGCGCCTGGCTGAGCTCACACCAGGCTTCAGCG GTGCTGATATTGCAAACATATGTAATGAAGCTGCTCTCCATGCAGCACGCGAGGGTTACAAATCCATCGACACCTTCAACTTTGAATATGCAGTGGAGAGGGTTATTGCAG GCAGTGTGAAGAAGAGTAAGATCCTGTCTAAGGAGGAACAGAGGGTGGTGGCCTTCCACGAGTCGGGCCACGCTCTCGTCGGCTGGCTTCTGGAACACACAGAGGCCGTCATGAAG GTATCTATTGCTCCCCGGACGAACGCGGCTCTGGGTTTTGCTCAGATTCTTCCAAGGGATCAGTACCTGTTTACCAAGGAGCAGCTGTTTGAGAGAATGTGCATGGCTCTGGGTGGAAGAGCTTCTGAAGCCATAACCTTTAATAAGGTCACAACAG GTGCTCAGGACGACCTTAGGAAGGTGACGCGCGTCGCCTATGCTATGGTAAAACAATACGGCATGGTGCCCAGTGTGGGTCAGGTGTCGTTTCCGGATGCCGAGGAGCAGGTTGGCATCGGACGCAGGCCTTTCAgccagggtctccagcacatgATGGACCAT GAGGCTAAGATGATTATCGCACGTGCATATCGACATACAGAGAAACTGCTCCTGGATAACAAAGATAAACTGGTTTTG TTGGCTAACACACTGCTGGAGCGTGAGGTGATAAACTACGACGACATGGTGGCCCTGCTTGGCCCCCCACCACATGGACCCAAAAAGATGATCGCCCCTCAGAGCTGGATTGAAGCTGAGAAGGACAAGCAGGACacggaggaggaggagcctcGCAGACCCCCCAGAGCCCCAGGGAAGGACGAAGAGGAGGAGGATGTGAACTTGGGGCCGGCTTAA
- the cdh15 gene encoding cadherin-15, whose product MAWKLLMGVCLLVASMSQVISSVQSGGNTLNPAVLHPWRTRSAGLNRVKRDWIIPPIRVTENSKQVPEYLVQIKSDKIFTGEVIYKLEGPGVDQEPKDFFEIDDKSGWIKSKKPLDREKYRSFKLKAFALSPSGERLENPTTIEIYVLDQNDNRPAFIKEEFIGSVPEFSIPGTSVLTVSAVDADDPATDNAMLSYSITAQDSLPPFSVNKTMFGINNVTGVIYIRDVGLDRDLVQSFRLTLQVADMSGMGLTSTGRAIIHIIDINNHAPKFEPITYTMSGVENKANFDLGRVNATDKDQKNGENWRITYSIISGDPTGNFAIRTDPVTNQGIISVMKPLDYETRAEYQLAVRAENEVPLSIKAPYEQPSTATITIRVLNENEAPRFHRNPIQVSVPESITPRSHLVSDIAHDPENTKLRFEITHDPEGWLAINHETGAISAKKKFNIRSPYVKNNKYTALIKVTDQDGTSSTASVEITLWETNDFAPVLVPLNGIVCSNRERHRLGLMLSAVDNDLAPHADPFTFDLADGDLTVNWTIIQLNETHAMLQPVVDIDRGEFSIPIAVSDSGSPALSSNALVNVTVCPCDMAGQCMTGGVAAIFGAKAGISLIALIIIMASVALLLLLILLAVAVRSCTGRGVKKARGLLVGESEDDVRDNVFNYDEQGGGEEDEDGFNFDFLRPPNDMISPPETFGQPGSGLPKRKQPRRRDFPYNLPSPVYPRKPPGDPTDIEDFINDGLAVANEDPNVPPYDTALIYDYEGDGSLAGSLSSIASVGSDEDQDYDYLNDWGPRFKKLANLYDPR is encoded by the exons ATGGCCTGGAAGCTGCTGATGGGAGTGTGCTTGCTGGTAGCATCCATGAGTCAG GTTATTAGCAGCGTCCAGTCGGGAGGTAACACCCTGAACCCAGCCGTGCTGCATCCATGGAGGACGAGAAGTGCAGGTCTAAATCGGGTGAAGAGGGACTGGATCATTCCTCCTATTCGGGTTACTGAAAACAGCAAGCAGGTCCCCGAGTACCTGGTCCAG ATCAAATCAGACAAGATTTTCACTGGAGAGGTGATCTATAAGCTGGAGGGACCCGGGGTCGACCAGGAGCCCAAGGACTTTTTTGAAATCGATGATAAATCAGGATGGATCAAAAGCAAAAAGCCACTGGACAGGGAGAAATACAGGAGTTTCAAG CTCAAAGCCTTCGCCCTGTCACCCAGTGGAGAGCGACTGGAGAACCCCACCACCATCGAGATTTATGTGCTGGACCAGAATGATAACAGACCAGCCTTTATAAAAGAGGAGTTTATTGGATCGGTGCCTGAATTTTCCATTCCAG GGACTTCGGTGTTGACCGTATCAGCCGTGGACGCCGACGACCCGGCAACAGACAACGCCATGCTGAGCTACTCCATCACGGCTCAGGACAGCTTACCTCCATTCAGCGTTAACAAGACAATGTTCGGCATCAATAACGTAACAGGCGTGATCTACATCCGAGATGTGGGACTGGACCGAGAC CTGGTGCAGTCGTTCAGGCTCACTCTGCAGGTGGCTGACATGTCCGGGATGGGACTCACCAGCACTGGAAGAGCCATCATTCACATCATAGACATCAATAACCATGCCCCAAAGTTTGAACCCATCACG TACACAATGTCTGGTGTGGAGAATAAAGCTAATTTTGATCTGGGCAGAGTGAACGCTACAGATAAAGATCAGAAGAATGGAGAGAACTGGAGGATTACTTATTCCATTATAAGCGGAGATCCAACTGGAAACTTTGCCATCCGGACCGACCCGGTTACCAACCAAGGAATCATCTCTGTAATGAAG CCCCTGGACTACGAGACCCGAGCAGAGTACCAGCTGGCTGTGAGAGCGGAGAACGAAGTCCCTCTGAGTATAAAAGCTCCATATGAACAGCCCAGCACCGCAACCATCACCATCAGAGTTCTGAACGAGAACGAGGCTCCACGCTTCCACAGGAACCCCATACAGGTGTCCGTACCAGAGTCCATCACGCCCAGGTCTCACCTCGTCTCAGACATCGCCCACGATCCCGAAAACACCAAGCTTAG GTTTGAGATTACTCATGATCCTGAGGGTTGGCTAGCAATCAACCACGAGACTGGAGCTATCTCAGCCAAGAAGAAGTTCAACATCCGTTCACCATACGTCAAAAATAACAAGTACACAGCTCTGATAAAGGTTACTGACCAGG ACGGCACCTCCTCCACAGCCTCGGTGGAGATCACGCTGTGGGAGACCAATGATTTCGCCCCTGTGCTCGTCCCTCTGAACGGCATCGTGTGCAGTAACAGGGAGCGACACCGGCTTGGCCTGATGCTCAGCGCTGTAGATAATGACCTCGCTCCTCATGCTGACCCCTTCACCTTCGACCTGGCTGATGGAGACCTGACTGTCAACTGGACCATCATCCAGCTCAAcg AGACTCATGCCATGCTGCAGCCTGTGGTAGACATAGACCGGGGTGAGTTCTCCATCCCCATCGCAGTATCAGACTCGGGTTCTCCCGCCCTCTCCTCCAACGCCCTGGTGAATGTGACCGTGTGTCCGTGTGACATGGCTGGACAGTGTATGACCGGTGGAGTGGCCGCCATTTTTGGAGCCAAAGCTGGAATCAGCCTCATCGCGCTTATAATCATCATGGCCAGCGTCGCTCTTCTGCTGT TGTTAATTCTGCTCGCCGTCGCTGTGAGGAGCTGCACCGGGCGCGGCGTTAAGAAAGCGCGAGGCCTGCTGGTCGGCGAATCCGAAGACGACGTGCGTGACAACGTGTTCAACTACGACGAGCAGGGCGGAGGAGAAGAGGACGAG gaTGGCTTCAACTTCGATTTTCTGAGACCCCCTAATGATATGATCTCTCCACCGGAAACCTTCGGCCAACCAGGGTCCGGCCTTCCCAAAAGAAAACAGCCAAGGAGGAGGGACTTTCCATATAATCTGCCTTCACCTGTGTACCCACGCAAACCCCCAGGAGACCCCACAGACATCGAGGACTTCATCAACGAC GGTCTGGCTGTCGCGAACGAAGACCCCAACGTGCCTCCGTATGACACGGCTCTGATCTACGATTACGAAGGCGATGGCTCTCTTGCAGGAAGCCTGAGCTCCATCGCCTCCGTGGGTTCCGACGAGGACCAGGACTACGACTACCTCAACGACTGGGGGCCGCGCTTCAAGAAACTGGCCAACCTGTACGACCCGCGCTAA